One Amphiprion ocellaris isolate individual 3 ecotype Okinawa chromosome 5, ASM2253959v1, whole genome shotgun sequence genomic region harbors:
- the LOC111583777 gene encoding mitogen-activated protein kinase kinase kinase 12-like codes for MALIHEPRAPSPSLSGFNTPLSDPPSFRRLDAETPCTPEMDLTPTQCVLRNVLSIDTGGAVEPGGGGGEGQTAGHNQTPGEEQQEHFANSVLKLHEHDGNPGRTEGEGQEADGSVVRSQADNARLQCQSTGGGGGFLEGLFGCLRPVWTMIGKAYSTEHKHDLDEAWEVPFEEISDLQWVGSGAQGAVFLGKLHGQEVAVKKVRNIKETDIKHLRKLQHPNIITFKGICTQAPCYCIIMEYCAQGQLYEVLRAGRKISPSLLMDWAMGIAGGMNYLHLHKIIHRDLKSPNMLITYDDAVKISDFGTSKELSDKSTKMSFAGTVAWMAPEVIRNEPVSEKVDIWSFGVVLWEMLTGEVPYKDVDSSAIIWGVGNNSLQLPVPDSCPDSFKLLLRLCWNCKPRNRPSFRQILLHLDIASADILSTPQETYFQSQAEWRDEVRHHFEKIKSEGTCLHRLDEELIKRRREELRHALDIREHYERKLERANNLYMELNAIMLQLEIKEKELLKREHSLDKKYPGCFKHHSSRQSASSNSMEKLMKKRNVPQKLPSHSKRPDLLKSEVILPKLDSSVTQVTIPNKGSTSPGRSRRGKPRYRKAGKGSSGDLAQLKATLSSSLAMVNATSSVSSSKHHLDPSAALRGLQHDLLLKKMSSSSPDLISTTLEAEGRRMGQLRQGLDRAGSQSASAGLGESRRTGGPEEGPDVGLGADDLAETPPRSDTPSEDAASIPFSSSPDSPCGRGAAAGRTSVLGNPRVPHEGEEKEDGTVITRSPRSQRLTPAALLYRAAVTRSQRRGVSSEEEEGEVDSEVELPRRRRPVSITKCQSLSTFSSENLSVSDGEEGNTTDHSHSGTPDVVSTNTDERLDDKSDDLLSQGSEIPADPSDPTQLGSDGLSEKEAILQQVKTQLVSNDRNYEGLYDDSDCDSAELDHSCSAEPCQPPTSW; via the exons ATGGCGCTCATCCATGAACCTCGTGCCCCTTCACCCTCTCTCTCCGGCTTCAACACTCCCCTCTCCGACCCCCCATCCTTTCGCCGTCTCGATGCCGAAACGCCCTGCACCCCAGAAATGGACCTGACCCCAACCCAGTGCGTCCTTCGCAACGTCCTCTCCATAGACACTGGAGGTGCTGTGGAGCCcgggggtggaggaggagaaggacagactGCCGGACACAACCAGACGCCCGGCGAGGAACAACAAGAGCACTTTGCCAACAGCGTCCTGAAGCTCCACGAGCATGATGGGAATCCAGGACGGACGGAAGGAGAGGGACAGGAGGCGGACGGCAGCGTGGTCAGGAGCCAGGCGGACAACGCCAGGTTACAGTGCCAGTCCacaggagggggaggaggtttTCTCGAGGGGTTGTTTGGGTGTCTGCGGCCTGTGTGGACTATGATTGGCAAGGCTTATTCCACAGAGCACAAGCACGACCTGGACG AGGCGTGGGAGGTCCCATTCGAGGAGATATCGGACCTGCAGTGGGTGGGCAGCGGAGCTCAGGGTGCCGTCTTCCTCGGAAAACTGCACGGACAGGAGGTGGCTGTGAAGAAAGTGCGGAACATCAAAGAGACGGATATCAAGCACCTGCGGAAGCTCCAACATCCCAACATCATCACCTTCAA AGGGATCTGTACCCAGGCTCCATGTTACTGCATCATCATGGAGTACTGCGCACAGGGACAGCTGTACGAAGTGCTGAGAGCAGGACGGAAGatctctccatccctcctcatGGACTGGGCCATGGGTATCGCTGGAGGCATGAACTATCTTCACCTCCACAAGATCATCCACAGAGACCTCAAGTCACCCAA CATGCTGATCACCTACGATGACGCAGTTAAGATCTCTGACTTCGGCACATCCAAGGAGCTCAGTGACAAGAGCACTAAGATGTCCTTCGCTGGGACTGTAGCCTGGATGGCTCCCGAGGTCATACGCAATGAACCCGTCTCAGAGAAGGTGGATATTTG GTCCTTCGGTGTTGTGCTGTGGGAGATGTTGACAGGAGAGGTGCCCTATAAGGATGTGGACTCCTCCGCTATAATCTGGGGAGTCGGCAACAACAGTCTGCAGCTGCCTGTACCTGATAGCTGTCCAGACAGCTTCAAACTGCTCCTGAGGCTATGCTG GAACTGCAAGCCCAGAAACAGACCTTCATTTCGACAGATCCTTCTGCATTTGGACATTGCCTCTGCAGATATATTATCTACCCCACAGGAGACTTACTTTCAGTCTCAG GCGGAGTGGAGAGATGAGGTGAGGCACCATTTTGAGAAGATCAAGTCTGAGGGGACGTGTCTTCACAGGCTGGACGAGGAACTGATCAAACGACGCAGAGAAGAACTCAG ACATGCTTTGGACATCCGGGAGCACTATGAGAGGAAACTGGAGAGAGCCAATAATCTCTACATGGAACTCAATGCCATCATGCTACAGCTGGAGATCAAAGAGAAAGAGCTGCTCAA GAGGGAGCATTCGCTGGACAAGAAGTACCCGGGCTGCTTCAAGCACCACAGCTCCAGACAGTCAGCCTCCTCCAACTCGATGGAGAAACTCATGAAGAAACGCAACGTACCTCAGAAACTTCCCTCACACAGCAAGAG GCCAGACTTACTAAAGTCAGAGGTCATCCTCCcaaaactggactcatctgtgACCCAGGTCACAATCCCCAACAAAGGCTCTACCTCCCCTGGCCGCTCACGCCGAGGAAAACCTCGCTACAGGAAGGCTGGCAAGGGCAGCAGTGGAGACTTAGCTCAGCTTAAAGCCACTCTGTCCTCGTCTTTAGCAATGGTCAACGCCACCTCGTCTGTCTCCAGCAGCAAGCACCACCTAGACCCCAGTGCAGCCCTCAGGGGCCTGCAGCATGACCTGCTGCTCAAGAAGATGTCCTCCTCCAGCCCTGACCTCATTTCAACCACCCTGGAGGCTGAAGGCCGGAGGATGGGGCAGTTGAGGCAGGGACTCGACAGAGCGGGCAGTCAGAGCGCCTCAGCTGGGCTGGGAGAGAGCAGAAGGACTGGAGGGCCTGAGGAGGGGCCCGACGTGGGTTTAGGGGCTGATGACTTGGCAGAAACGCCTCCACGCAGCGACACGCCCAGCGAGGATGCAGCATCTATTCCATTCTCCAGCAGTCCTGACTCTCCGTGTGGCAGAGGAGCAGCCGCAGGGAGGACGTCTGTACTGGGGAACCCTCGCGTGCCCCACGAGggtgaggagaaggaggacGGGACGGTGATCACGCGCTCACCCAGGAGTCAACGCCTCACACCTGCAGCACTGCTCTACAGGGCGGCAGTCACACGCAGTCAG AGACGTGGAGTGTCTtcggaggaagaggaaggagaagtgGACAGTGAAGTGGAGCTGCCAAGGAGACG GCGGCCTGTGAGCATCACCAAATGCCAGTCCCTGTCAACCTTCAGCTCAGAGAACTTATCGGTCTCGGACGGTGAAGAGGGAAACACTACTGACCACTCCCACAGCGGCACACCCGACGTAGTCAGCACCAACACCGACGAACGTCTAGACGACAAGAGCGACGACCTGCTGTCTCAGGGCTCGGAGATTCCTGCTGACCCATCTGACCCGACCCAACTGGGCTCTGACGGGTTGTCTGAAAAGGAAGCTATTCTGCAACAAGTCAAAACGCAGCTCGTTTCTAACGACCGTAATTATGAG GGCCTGTATGATGACTCAGACTGTGACAGTGCAGAGTTGGATCATTCATGCAGTGCAGAGCCCTGCCAACCTCCAACCAGCTGGTGA